From the genome of Streptomyces xanthophaeus:
GGACGTGGACACGGCCGACCAGCTGCTGATCGTGCACGACTTCCCGCACGGCTTCGACGACCGCGCCGTCACCCAGCTGCGCTACCTCGCCGACGAGGGCGCGGCGGTCGGCGTGCACCTGCTGATGGTCGCCGACCGCGACGAGGCCTCGGCCTACGGGCCGCTGCTCGACCCGCTGTGGCGCTCCCTGATGCGGCTCTCGCCGGTGCCCGACAACCACCTTGCCGACCCCTGGGTCCATCACGCCTGGACCTTCGAACCGGACCTGCCCCCGCAGGGGAGCAGGGTCCTCGACCAGGCACTGGACCGGGTGGCGGAGGCCCGGCGCACTACCCGTCCGTGACCATTCTTTGGTGTTCCCTTTACCTTTACCGCCCTCGGCGGGTAAGCTCGTCCGTGCGGAGGGGAGTATTCCTGCTTTCCTGCTACGGCGTACCCGTCAATACGGACCACTGCGGTTTCGATGAACGCAGTCGGTCCCGGGGCGTCGGCCCACGGCCTCCAGGCCGCCCGGGTGGAAGAGACCTCCGGCAGCGATGACGCTGACGAAGTGCTGAGCCATCCGCCGGAGGCGTGTTCACCATGGAAGTTTCCTGGGCCCTTTGGGCTGCGACCATTCTCGGTCTGTCCCTCCTCATCGGTGCCGATTTCTTCATCGGCCGCAAACCGCACGACGTGTCGATCAAGGAAGCCGGCACCTGGACGGTCGTCTGGATCGTCCTGGCCGGACTCTTCGGCCTCGGCCTGTGGTTCTTCGGCAACCCGCAGGCGTCCCAGGAGTTCTTCGCGGGCTTCATCACCGAGAAGTCGCTGAGCGTCGACAACCTCTTCGTCTTCGTCCTGATCATGGCGAAGTTCGCGGTGCCGTCCCACCTCCAGCAGCGCGTGCTGCTCATCGGCGTCCTGATCGCCCTGGTCCTGCGCGCGGTCTTCATCGCCGCCGGCGCCGCGATCATCGCCAGCTTCTCCTGGGTCTTCTACATCTTCGGCGCGTTCCTGATCTACACCGCGTGGAAGCTCATCCAGGAGGCCCGCAAGGACGAGGGCTCCGCCGAAGAGGAATCGTTCGAGGAGAACCGTCTCCTCAAGTCCGTCGAGAAGAAGTTCGGTGTCGCCGACCGCTACCACGGCACCAAGCTCTTCATCGTCGACAACGGCAAGCGCGTGCTGACCCCGCTGATGGTCGTCATGCTCGCCATCGGCACCACCGACGTGCTGTTCGCCCTGGACTCCATCCCCGCGATCTTCGGCCTCACCCAGGACCCGTACATCGTCTTCACGGCCAACGCCTTCGCGCTGATGGGCCTGCGCCAGCTGTACTTCCTCATCGGCGGTCTGCTGAAGAAGCTGGTCCACCTCAGCTACGGCCTGTCGATCATCCTGGGCTTCATCGGCGTCAAGCTGGTGCTCCACGCCCTGCACGAGAACGGCGTCCACGTCCCGGTGATCTCGATCCCGGTCTCCCTCGGCGTCATCTGCGGTGTCCTGGTCATCACCACGATCACCAGCCTGATGGCCTCGAAGAAGCAGGCGGCGGCCGAGGCCGCCGCCCGCCCGGAGAACGTCGACGCGTAACCGGATCGCAGGATCCGGATCGAAGGATCTACACGGGGGCGGCCGCTTCGGCCGCCCCCGTTTCCGCCGCCCGGGCCGCGGCCGCCCGCTTAGCGACGACCGCCGGAACGGTCTCCGGCAGCAGCGCGAAGCAGACCAGGCTGACCAGGGCGATCCCGGTCAGGTACAGCGCGACACCCCACGGCGGACCGGAACCGTCCGCCAGCGCCGTCGCCACGATCGGGGTCAGCGCCCCGCCCAGCACACCGCCCAGGTTGTAGCCGACGGCCGCGCCCGTGCAGCGGATCCGCGGCGCGTACAGCTCGGGCAGGTACGCGGCCACCACCGAGAACATCGTCACCATGCCCAGCAGCGCCCCGGTGAAGCCGATCGTCATCAGCAGCGGATCGGCCGTCCGCAACAGCGCCACCAGCGGGAACATCCACACCGCGCAGATCGCGCACCCGATCAGGCACAGCGGCCGCCGCCCGTAGCGGTCGCCGAGCACCGCGATCAGCGGGGTCACCATTCCCTTGATCGCGACCGAGATCATGATGCAGGCCAGCATCGCCGTGCGGCTCACCGAAAGGTGCTCGGTGGCGTAGGCGAGGGACCAGGTGGTGACGGCGTAGAAGACGGCGTACCCGACGGCGAGCGCCCCGCCGGTCAGCAGGAGCAGCCGCCAGTGGCTCCGGAACACCTCGGCCAGCGGGGCCTCGGCCCGCCGGTCCGTCGCGGCGAGCGCCCGGAACTGCGGGGTCTCCTCCACCGAGCGGCGCAGCCACAGACCGGCGAGCGCCAGCACCCCGGCCGCCCAGAACGGCACCCGCCACCCCCAGGCGGTGAACTGGGCATCGTTCAGCGACGCGGACAGCCCCAGCATCAGGCCGTTGGCGAGCAGGAAGCCCACCGCCGGGCCCATCTGCGGGAAGCTCGACCACAGTCCGCGCCGCCGCTCGGGGGCGTGCTCGGCGGTCAGCAGTACGGCGCCGCCCCATTCCCCGCCCAGCCCGAGGCCCTGCAGGAAGCGCAGCAGGAGCAGGAGTACGGGGGCGGCCATGCCGATCGAGCCGTACGAGGGCACGCAGCCGACGGCCACGGTGGCGAGGCCCGTGAGCAGCAGGGAGGCGAGCAGCACCGGGCGCCTGCCGTAGCGGTCGCCGATGTGGCCGAAGACCGCCGAACCGAGGGGGCGGGCCAGGAAGCCGACGCCGAAGGTGCCGAAGGCGGCGAGGGTTCCGGCGAGCGGGGAGAAGGAGGGGAAGAAGAGCGGGCCGAGCACGAGGGCGGCGGCCGTCCCGTACACGAAGAAGTCGTAGAACTCGATCGCGGTCCCGGCGAGCGAGGCCGTGGCCAGCCGCAGCATTCCGGGCCCGGCGGAGCTGTCGGCTTCGGCCGGCGGGGACTCGGGCGCCGTGGCGGAGGAAGCGGCGGGGACACGGGCGGCGGGCGGGGCGGCGGACGGGGCGGGGGAAGCGCCGGAGGAGGCCTCGGGGGCGGAGGAGGCCAGGGGCGGGGACGGGTCGTGTGGCATGCCGCACCAGATACCCGTTCCCCGCCCCTCAGGACGTGAGTTCGGCCGTAAGCGACCGGAAGGAGTGCGTCACGCCCGGAAGTTGACGCGTTGCGGTGCCTACCAGCCGCGCTCGCGCCATTCGGCCAGGTGCGGACGCTCGGCGCCGAGGGTGGTGTCGTTGCCGTGGCCCGGGTAGACCCAGGTCTCGTCCGGCAGCTGCTCGAAGATCTTGTGCTGCACGTCGTCGATCAGGCTGGCGAAGGCCTTCGGGTCGCCCTGGGTGTTTCCGACGCCGCCCGGGAAGAGGCAGTCGCCGGTGAACACGTGCGGGTGGCCGTGCGGGTCGTCGTAGACCAGCGCGATCGAGCCGGGGGTGTGGCCGACCAGGTGGCGGGCGGTCAGCGTGACCCGTCCGACCGTGATCGTGTCCCCGTCGGCGACCGGCACGTCCGTCGCCACCGGGATGCCCTCGGCGTCGAGGGCGCCCGCGAGGGTGCGCGCACCGGTCGCCGCGACGACCTCGGCGAGCGCGCCCCAGTGGTCGCCGTGCCGGTGCGTGGTGACCACGGACGTGATGCCGTCGTCGCCGATCAGGCTGAGCAGGGTGCCCGCCTCGGCGGCCGCGTCGATGAGCAGCTGCTCGTCGGTGGCGCGGCAGCGCAGCAGGTAGGCGTTGTTGTTCATCGGGCCCACCGCGACCTTGGAAATCATCAGGTCCGCAAGTTCGTGCACGTCGGCGGGACCGCCGACCTTGACCTCTCCGGTGTACGTCATACCTTGATCCTAGAGCGGCGGGAGCCCGGGGAGGGGGCCGCCCGAGGTGGTCAGGGAGGCGCCCTTGTCGCCGCGGCCGGCCAGCCAGGCCAGCAGCCCCGCGGCGGTGCCGGACACGGTCACGGCGGGATCCCCGGCGGAGCCGGTGCGCCAGCTCCGGCCGTCGGTGGCGACGAGGGCCACCGGCGGGACCTCGGGGCGCCCGGACCAGCGGTCGGCGAGGAAGACGATCTCGCGCTCGGTGAACTCGTCCGGGAGGTCGGAGAGCTCGTAGCCGATGTTCAGGTCGACGTGGTGCAGATCGGCCTCGACCCAGCGCCGGAAGGGCACGTTGGCCGCGAGGTCCGTGATGCCGTTGCGCAGCTCGACCGTGCGCGTCCAGTCCTGGTCGGGCTCGGTGGTGGCCATGAAGCGGGCCGCGGAATCACGGAGGTCCGTCAGGTGTTCTTCCAGGGGCCGGCCGGCGTCGCGCTCGATGTCCGCGTCGCGGGCGGCGGCGCTCTCGTACATCGGGCGTCCCTCGAAGACGTTGACGAGCGCGTCCGCATTGCGTGCGAGGTGGGCCAGGATGTGGCCGCGGGTCCAGCCCGGGAGGTGTGACTCCTCGGCGAGGGCCGCGTTGTCCAGCTTCGCGACAGCGGTCAGCAGCCGGTCCGTGGCTTCACGTACAGATTGCAGGTCGTGCACATGATCGGTCATGACGGCGAGCCTAGTGGCTCACCGGGTACGGCCACACGATTGGGTGAAGCGGTCTGCGGAGTGCCGTAAATCGAATGTGCGTGCTATACGCTCGGAAGTCCAAGGACCCAGTCCATCGCAGAGGCGCCCCCCATACCCTGGGACGGGGGCCCGTGCCCCCGCTCTCTCAAGAAAGGTGCGGACCGGCGTGACCGACCGTCTCATCGTTCGTGGCGCTCGCGAGCACAACCTGAAGAACGTCTCGCTCGACCTGCCCCGCGACTCACTCATCGTCTTCACCGGACTCTCCGGGTCGGGCAAGTCCTCCCTGGCCTTCGACACGATCTTCGCCGAGGGCCAGCGCCGCTACGTCGAGTCGCTCTCGTCGTACGCCCGCCAGTTCCTCGGGCAGATGGACAAGCCCGACGTCGACTTCATCGAGGGTCTCTCCCCGGCCGTCTCGATCGACCAGAAGTCGACCTCGCGCAACCCGCGCTCCACCGTGGGCACCATCACCGAGGTCTACGACTACCTCCGCCTCCTCTTCGCCCGCATCGGCAAGCCGCACTGCCCCGAGTGCCGCCGTCCCATCTCGCGCCAGTCGCCGCAGGCGATCGTCGACAAGGTGCTCGCGCTCCCCGAGGGAAGCCGCTTCCAGGTGCTCTCGCCGCTGGTGCGCGAGCGCAAGGGCGAGTTCGTCGACCTCTTCTCCGATCTCCAGACCAAGGGCTACAGCCGGGCGCGGGTGGACGGGGAGACCATCCAGCTCTCCGAGCCGCCCACGCTGAAGAAGCAGGAGAAGCACACCATCGAGGTGGTCATCGACCGCCTCACCGTCAAGGAGAGCGCCAAGCGCCGGCTCACCGACTCCGTGGAGACCGCCCTCGGCCTCTCCGGCGGCATGGTGATCCTGGACTTCGTCGACCTCGCCGAGGACGACCCCGAGCGTGAGCGGATGTACTCCGAGCACCTCTACTGCCCCTACGACGACCTGTCCTTCGAGGAGCTGGAGCCGCGCTCCTTCTCCTTCAACTCGCCCTTCGGCGCCTGCCCCGAGTGCACGGGTATCGGTACCCGCATGGAGGTGGACCCGGAGCTGATCATTCCGGACGAGGACAAGTCCCTGGACGAGGGCGCGGTCTCGCCGTGGTCGCTCGGCCACACCAAGGACTACTTCCAGCGGCTGATCGGCGCGCTCGCCGAGGAGCTCGGCTTCCGGACCGACATCGCGTGGGCCGGGCTGCCGGCCCGCGCGAAGAAGGCCCTGCTGTACGGGCACAAGACGCAGATCGAGGTCCGCTACCGCAACCGGTACGGGCGGGAGCGGGCGTACACGACGGCCTTCGAGGGCGCCGTGCCGTTCGTCAAGCGGCGGCACGCGGAGTCGGAGAGCGACGCCAGCCGCGAGCGCTTCGAGGGCTACATGCGCGAGGTGCCCTGCCCGACCTGTGAGGGCACCCGCCTCAAGCCGATCGTGCTCGCCGTGACGGTGATGGAGAAGTCCATCGCCGAGGTCGCCGCCATGTCGATCAGCGAGTGCGCGGACTTCCTGGGGCGGATGCGTCTCGACGCCCGCGACAAGAAGATCGCCGAGCGGGTCCTCAAGGAGGTGAATGAGCGGCTCCGCTTCCTCGTGGACGTCGGTCTCGACTACCTCTCGCTCAACCGGGCCGCCGGCACGCTGTCGGGCGGCGAGGCCCAGCGCATCCGGCTCGCCACGCAGATCGGCTCCGGTCTGGTCGGCGTGCTCTACGTGCTGGACGAGCCGTCCATCGGTCTGCACCAGCGGGACAACCACCGGCTGATCGAGACCCTGGTGCGGCTGCGGGACATGGGCAACACGCTCATCGTGGTCGAGCACGACGAGGACACCATCAAGGTGGCCGACTGGGTCGTGGACATCGGTCCGGGTGCGGGCGAGCACGGCGGCAAGGTGGTGCACAGCGGGTCGCTGAAGGACCTGCTGAAGAACACCGAGTCGATGACCGGGCAGTACCTCTCGGGCAAGAAGTCCATCGAGATCCCGGACATCCGCCGGCCCGTGAACGGGGAGCGCAAGCTGACCGTCCACGGCGCCAAGGAGAACAACCTGCGGGACATCGACGTGTCCTTCCCGCTGGGTGTGCTGACGGCCGTGACCGGTGTGTCCGGTTCGGGCAAGTCCACGCTGGTCAACGACATCCTCTACACGCACCTGGCGCGTGAGCTGAACGGCGCCCGCTCGGTGCCGGGCCGGCACACGCGGGTCGACGGCGACGACCTCGTCGACAAGGTCGTGCACGTCGACCAGTCGCCGATCGGCCGCACCCCGCGGTCCAACCCGGCCACGTACACCGGTGTCTTCGACCACGTCCGCAAACTGTTCGCGGAGACGATGGAGGCGAAGGTGCGCGGCTATCTGCCGGGCCGCTTCTCCTTCAACGTGAAGGGCGGCCGGTGCGAGAACTGCGCCGGCGACGGCACGATCAAGATCGAGATGAACTTCCTGCCGGACGTCTACGTCCCGTGCGAGGTCTGCCACGGCGACCGGTACAACCGGGAGACGCTGGAGGTCCACTACAAGGGCAAGTCCATCGCGGAAGTCCTGAACATGCCGATCGAGGAGGCGCTGGGCTTCTTCGAGGCGGTGCCGACGATCGCGCGTCACCTCAAGACGCTCAACGAGGTCGGGCTGGGCTACGTCCGCCTCGGCCAGTCCGCGCCGACCCTCTCGGGTGGCGAGGCGCAGCGCGTGAAGCTGGCCTCCGAGCTCCAGAAGCGGTCGACGGGCCGGACGGTCTACGTGCTGGACGAGCCGACCACGGGTCTGCACTTCGAGGACATCTCGAAGCTGATCAAGGTGCTGTCGGGGCTGGTGGACAAGGGCAACTCGGTGATCGTCATCGAGCACAACCTGGACGTCATCAAGACCGCGGACTGGGTCATCGACATGGGCCCGGAGGGCGGCTACGGCGGCGGTCTGGTGGTGGCCGAGGGCACGCCGGAGGCGGTGGCCTCGGTGGGCGCGAGCCACACGGGCAAGTTCCTGCGGGACATCCTGGGCGCCGACCGGGTGTCGGACGCGGCGGCGTCTCCGGTACGGGCCACGGCGAAGAAGGCCCCGGCCAGGAAGACGGCGGCCACCAAGGCCGTCGCCGCGAAGAAGGCGGCTCCGGCCAAGAAGACGACGGCCAGGGCGCGCAAGGCGTAGTCGCCGAGCCGCATACGGGTCCGCGTGCGGGTGCGGCTTCGCGTACGACGGGAGGGTCCGGCCCATGGCCGGGCCCTTTCGCGTC
Proteins encoded in this window:
- a CDS encoding TerC family protein, whose product is MEVSWALWAATILGLSLLIGADFFIGRKPHDVSIKEAGTWTVVWIVLAGLFGLGLWFFGNPQASQEFFAGFITEKSLSVDNLFVFVLIMAKFAVPSHLQQRVLLIGVLIALVLRAVFIAAGAAIIASFSWVFYIFGAFLIYTAWKLIQEARKDEGSAEEESFEENRLLKSVEKKFGVADRYHGTKLFIVDNGKRVLTPLMVVMLAIGTTDVLFALDSIPAIFGLTQDPYIVFTANAFALMGLRQLYFLIGGLLKKLVHLSYGLSIILGFIGVKLVLHALHENGVHVPVISIPVSLGVICGVLVITTITSLMASKKQAAAEAAARPENVDA
- a CDS encoding MFS transporter, with the protein product MLRLATASLAGTAIEFYDFFVYGTAAALVLGPLFFPSFSPLAGTLAAFGTFGVGFLARPLGSAVFGHIGDRYGRRPVLLASLLLTGLATVAVGCVPSYGSIGMAAPVLLLLLRFLQGLGLGGEWGGAVLLTAEHAPERRRGLWSSFPQMGPAVGFLLANGLMLGLSASLNDAQFTAWGWRVPFWAAGVLALAGLWLRRSVEETPQFRALAATDRRAEAPLAEVFRSHWRLLLLTGGALAVGYAVFYAVTTWSLAYATEHLSVSRTAMLACIMISVAIKGMVTPLIAVLGDRYGRRPLCLIGCAICAVWMFPLVALLRTADPLLMTIGFTGALLGMVTMFSVVAAYLPELYAPRIRCTGAAVGYNLGGVLGGALTPIVATALADGSGPPWGVALYLTGIALVSLVCFALLPETVPAVVAKRAAAARAAETGAAEAAAPV
- the uvrA gene encoding excinuclease ABC subunit UvrA; amino-acid sequence: MTDRLIVRGAREHNLKNVSLDLPRDSLIVFTGLSGSGKSSLAFDTIFAEGQRRYVESLSSYARQFLGQMDKPDVDFIEGLSPAVSIDQKSTSRNPRSTVGTITEVYDYLRLLFARIGKPHCPECRRPISRQSPQAIVDKVLALPEGSRFQVLSPLVRERKGEFVDLFSDLQTKGYSRARVDGETIQLSEPPTLKKQEKHTIEVVIDRLTVKESAKRRLTDSVETALGLSGGMVILDFVDLAEDDPERERMYSEHLYCPYDDLSFEELEPRSFSFNSPFGACPECTGIGTRMEVDPELIIPDEDKSLDEGAVSPWSLGHTKDYFQRLIGALAEELGFRTDIAWAGLPARAKKALLYGHKTQIEVRYRNRYGRERAYTTAFEGAVPFVKRRHAESESDASRERFEGYMREVPCPTCEGTRLKPIVLAVTVMEKSIAEVAAMSISECADFLGRMRLDARDKKIAERVLKEVNERLRFLVDVGLDYLSLNRAAGTLSGGEAQRIRLATQIGSGLVGVLYVLDEPSIGLHQRDNHRLIETLVRLRDMGNTLIVVEHDEDTIKVADWVVDIGPGAGEHGGKVVHSGSLKDLLKNTESMTGQYLSGKKSIEIPDIRRPVNGERKLTVHGAKENNLRDIDVSFPLGVLTAVTGVSGSGKSTLVNDILYTHLARELNGARSVPGRHTRVDGDDLVDKVVHVDQSPIGRTPRSNPATYTGVFDHVRKLFAETMEAKVRGYLPGRFSFNVKGGRCENCAGDGTIKIEMNFLPDVYVPCEVCHGDRYNRETLEVHYKGKSIAEVLNMPIEEALGFFEAVPTIARHLKTLNEVGLGYVRLGQSAPTLSGGEAQRVKLASELQKRSTGRTVYVLDEPTTGLHFEDISKLIKVLSGLVDKGNSVIVIEHNLDVIKTADWVIDMGPEGGYGGGLVVAEGTPEAVASVGASHTGKFLRDILGADRVSDAAASPVRATAKKAPARKTAATKAVAAKKAAPAKKTTARARKA
- a CDS encoding MBL fold metallo-hydrolase; this translates as MTYTGEVKVGGPADVHELADLMISKVAVGPMNNNAYLLRCRATDEQLLIDAAAEAGTLLSLIGDDGITSVVTTHRHGDHWGALAEVVAATGARTLAGALDAEGIPVATDVPVADGDTITVGRVTLTARHLVGHTPGSIALVYDDPHGHPHVFTGDCLFPGGVGNTQGDPKAFASLIDDVQHKIFEQLPDETWVYPGHGNDTTLGAERPHLAEWRERGW
- a CDS encoding maleylpyruvate isomerase family mycothiol-dependent enzyme, with the protein product MTDHVHDLQSVREATDRLLTAVAKLDNAALAEESHLPGWTRGHILAHLARNADALVNVFEGRPMYESAAARDADIERDAGRPLEEHLTDLRDSAARFMATTEPDQDWTRTVELRNGITDLAANVPFRRWVEADLHHVDLNIGYELSDLPDEFTEREIVFLADRWSGRPEVPPVALVATDGRSWRTGSAGDPAVTVSGTAAGLLAWLAGRGDKGASLTTSGGPLPGLPPL